A region of the Nocardia asteroides genome:
CGCCGAAGACGATATCCCGGCACGTCTGCGCCCGGTCTGCGGATACTTCCGTACCTCCACACGGCAGCAGCGATGAAGGTCGGCACCGCGGTTTCAGCGATATAGGAGAACCACGGGGTCGGTACCCGGTGCAGCGCAGCGACCTTGCAGGCGAGAGCCAGGGATGAGCTGCGCAGTTTCCACGGCGGGCATCGTAGGAGTCGCGACGGACATCCCGCCACATCTGATCGGCCGAACCATCCGAGAACCCGGCCGGTAGAGGTCGGCAGTCCTGATACCGAGGCGTCAGGCGCGCGCCGCGGGCACCGATCGCGCTCGGGAGGTCAATGCGCGCGTGCCCGTCTTCACGACCTTCGCGTAAGCGGCGGTCGCGGTCCGGTCGCCGGGCTGCAAAGAGATTCGCAGGAGCTGCCGGGTTCGGTCGTGCAGCAGAGTTCGCACGGCGAAGTCCGGAAGGGCGCGGGGCAACCAGACGTCGGGCCGCAGCAGTTGCGGCGCGAGCTTGTCGGTGTCGGGGGTGACGGCCAGTTCGGTGGCGCACACCGATTGCAGGTAGTCCTCGAAGTCCGCCCAGGTCCGCGGCATGTGCCGCGCCGAGATCCCGTACCGCCGATACCACTCGCAGCAATCGGCGTACAACGCCTTCTTCTCGTCGACACTCAGGGGGCGGTCGAAGGTTTCGATGGCCGTGTACAGAGTGTCGACGTAGGTGGCGTGCTGGAAGAAGAACAGTTCGGGCGTCAGGCCGCTGTAGCGCTTGCCCCGGCTGTCGACGCCGTGCACCACCCCGTGCCCGTACAGGATCGCCAGGTGCGGATCGCACAGGGTGTACGCGAGGTAGATCATTCGCGACACCGTCCGCTTCTTGTGCGCCCACAAACTGCTCGGCGCGTGATCGACGATGGCAGCCGCGACGGACGGGTGCAGTATTTGCAGCCCGACCGCGCGGGGCAGAGTGAGGGCGAAACGGCGGTCGCCGAGGTAACGACCGAGAAGGGAACCACGGTCCAAGGGCGCGGTTTTCATTCCCGCAGCCTTGCCCGAGCGACGACCGGCGCCATCCAACCGGGCGCCCACCAGTTGGCGGTTCCTGCTGTCCGCATGGCGGCGGGGACGAGGATGGTGCGGACGAGGGCGACGTCCAGGTACCCGCCTGGCCCCACGCCCTGCCGAGATGCCGCCTGGTTCGTATCAGGACCACCGGCTTCGTTGTCATACAACACTTTCCGGGTCACGATATGATCGCCCACAGCACCTCCTGAGTGCATGAGAAAGTATACGTTCCATTATCTCATCAGTCACCTCCGCGAGGTCGCATGGGACTCGAACGGCCGACCACTGCCGGATTCGGCCCACTTGCGACATGGTCCACAACTCCGTGTCACAGCAGGGTGACTCCCGGGTCCGTCGAAGAATTCCTGCCCGGGAATATTGCGGATGGCGGGTGAGCTCAGCCGGTAGGCGAACCGGCCCCGCCCCGTCACCGACTCGAAATGCGCGTATAGCACTCGCACCGATCCTCGATCAAATCCTCGATCTCGGCATTGACACCGACGCTTCCGGTCGCCGTCCGATCGCGGCATTATGCGTTACCGGACGTATCCCAAACCCCGGCGTCCAGCGTGCTGTCACACCACAGAATCCGCGTGTCGATTCGCGTCGGCGGCGCGTGTGAAGAATGCTCACAAGTACGAAATCAATTGTCCCCCTGAGCATAACGTGCCATATGGAGCGGACGGAATTGATCGGAGAAATAGCGGTGGTACTGCTGTGGGTGGCAATCGTTGCCATCGTCCTGATTCTGCTCAGCGGTGCGGCCGCGGCCATGGTTTGGGATCCGAACTCCCGGCGTAGGGCTCGGGCGATGAAGAAGGGTGCCGCACTGCCGGTGACGAGCATGCGGACCGGGCACGAAATTTGGCCACACCGGCACTGAGGGGTCGCGCCTCGATCGTGTTCCGTCTTCGCTCACCGGTCCGGCGACCGACTCGACAGCACTTCGCATCGGATTTGCCAGACGGTTGCTCTTTGTTCGGCATTCGGGCCTGCGAGCACCTGTTCACCGGGTAGGTTGAGATGCCAGGAACACTGCGCCGAACTTGCCTGGGCGTCTGAACGCGGCGCAGGCGCCAAGAATTGCCGAATGAGCGGAGGTGCAGCGATGACGGGCACAGATGCCGCTCCCGAAGCCTGGCCCGCCTTGCGCGTCGATAGCTGGACTTCTACTCGCGAGACGCTGCATATGTGGACACAGATTGTCGGCAAGATCAGGCTTTCGCGCGCGCCGCTGGTCAACCATTGGTGGCAGGTCACTTTCTACGTCAGCCCGAGGGGACTCACCACCTCCGCCATCCCGCACGCGTCCGGTTGCTTCGACATCGAATTCGACTTCCTCGACCACCGGCTGCACATCCGCTCCAGCGACGGCCGCACTCGCCAGGTCGCGCTCGAGCCCAAGCCGGTGGCGGTCTTCTACGGCGAAACCGTCCGAGCACTCGGTGAACTCGGCATTCCGGTGCACATCCAGGCCAGACCCAACGAGGTCGAGCCCGCCGTCCCGTTCGCCGACGACTACGAGCATCGCTCCTATGACGCCGCGTCCGCCACCTTGTTCTGGCGCCAACTGATCGCCGCCGATCGCGTCATGCACCAGTTCCGTTCGCGTTTCCTCGGCAAGGTGAGCCCGGTGCACTTCTTCTGGGGCGCGATGGACCTGGCATGCACCAGATTCTCCGGGCGGGCCGCGCCGCCACACCCGGGCGGCGCCCCCAACTGCGGCGACTGGGTCATGGTCGAGGGCTACTCGCACGAACTGAGCAGTTGCGGCTTCTGGCCCGGCGGCGGGACCGAAGGCGCTTTCTATGCCTACGCGTACCCGGAACCCGCCGGCTTCGCCGACTACCGGGTCGGCCCGCGCGCAGCCTCCTACAGCGGCGACTACCGGCAGTTCCTCCTGCCGTATGAGGCAGTTCGCACCGCCGAAGCGCCCGAATCGGCACTGCTCGAGTTCCTCGACACGACATATGCGGCCGCCGCCGAACTCGGCCACTGGGACCGCTCGGCCCTGGAGGCGGACCCGGGCCGCTGGAACCACAAGCGCCGGCCCCCGACGTAATGTGGCACAGCCGTGATCGGCCGAGCCGGGAGAGTGCCGCGACGGCGACGGTCACGCTCCTTCGACCCACCTCGGCGACACGCCTCGGCATGCCGTCCATGGCGGAGCCCCTGCTCACCTGCCACACACCGAAGCCGCTTCGCGCCCGGCCGAACGGCACGTCGGACAGGGCGTAAAACTTCCACCCGCCCGCGGTGACCGGCATCGTCGGCCTGATCAGCGCTTACATCATCGCTCCCACTCCTGGGAATAGTTGCGCCTACATCGGCCCACTGATTAATGTATCGTTATATGACGGCACGTTAATCGACGGGATAGACTCATGCAGAACACGAGGATGCGCGTAACAGTAGGTCGAGTGGTGGCTTCGGCGCTGATCGGCGGGGCGGTCGTGACGGCGGCGGCCATCGCCTCGCCGGAGCCCATCGTGACCACCACAGCGGACCGGTACTCCCACGACCCTGCCGACAAGCGCGGTTCCGGCGTGGGAAGACGGGGCCTGAGCAGCAACCACGGCGGATACCAAGGTCGCAACGAACGTCCCTGCCAGTACACCCCGGAGGGGTACTGCACCGGAGGGCGTTGACCCGACTGTCGCTACGGCGGGCCGGATCGTCCGGGCACCCCGCATGGGCCGCCCTTCCGTGTGCATCGAACCGAGCAATCGAGACCAGCGATCGGATACGAAGACACCGGCCCGACAGAGGCCGTCGGGCCGGTGGTCACACGTGCGGGGCCGTGCGTCAGCCGATGATCGCGTTCATGATGGTGCCCGCGCTCGTCGCCACCGCGCCGCCTGCCATCGCACTGGCGACCATTTTCGGCGACTGGAGGGTGCCGCCATTCCATTTCTCCCACGCGAACCTGCCGCCGCCGTAAGTGATCGCCGTGATTCCGGAGAGCTGGACCAACCAGGTGAAGTAGCGGCCCAGCTGCATGAATTTGTCCGCGATCGGCGGCTCTTCCGCAGTCGGATTTTCGAACTGCTGCGCGACCACGGTGTCGTGCAGCGCGGCGAGGATCATGCTCACGTTCGTTCTCCTTTTCGCATGCCGAGGTGATGCTGGAGACAGATTCGAGAGAAAGAGCTGCGGCTACCGAGCAGTTCGGCGCACCACGGGCACCGCGACATCCACGGCCGCCGACCCGGCGGTCCCGTGTCGTGGTCGTGTGCCGCTTTACGAGCGATGACCGGGAAAACTCGTGACAAGATCAATTAGACCGCATGGCGCAGGTGTATTCCCCGCGACACACCGTAGTGCGCATGATTCAACTCACAGGCACGCGCCGTGCCGGAGAAGGCTGCGACCTCTAGGATTTCACTCAGTGCAGGGGCTGACATGATGTCGGTGCAGTGCGGCGCCGAACCTTCCGCTGAGATCACCGTGACCGCGGGGAGGGCACAATGCACACCGCTTTCTTGATTCCACTGCTCATCACGCTATTGATCGTCACCGCGACGGCAGTCGTGGCCGGTTATGCCACCGTTGTCGCAGCGTATTGGTTCGAGCTGCGCTCGACCGAGAGACACGGTGGCCGACCGGATATTTCACCTCGCTGACCGGGGCGGAACACCGAACGCGCCGGGGCGTCGATCCGACACTGCGGCGCGTTCAGCCGTTCAGACCGATGCCACCGATTCGGCGAGCACCGTCCGGCCGATCCACGGCAGGACCGCATCCCGGACGCGCACCGTCCGCGGCAGCAGACCGTTTGCGGTCAGCAGATCCGCCGCGTGCTGCTGCTCGTCCAGGAAATCCTCGGATACGGGTTCGACGCCGAACGGCCTGCCGCGCAGGGCGGCTTCCCACTCGTCCAGGCTCGCGGTGGCGCCACGGGCGATCGCGTCGTCCACGAAGTACTGGGCGGCCGCTCGCGGGTTCTCCCTGATCCAGGCGTCGGACTGCTGCAAAGCGGTGACGATCGCCGTCAGCGCCGCGCGATTGTCTTCGGCGAAGTCCCGGCGGGTGAACCACAGCGAGGGATGGCTGAACAGGGACTCGGTGTCCACGAGGGTCCGCAGCTCGGTGGCCGCCTCGACCGCCGCGAGACCCGGGTACGCGCCGACCCAGGCGTCCAGGTCACCGCGCAGCAGCGCCGCGCCGCCGTCGTGCACGTCGGTGTCCACCGGCTCGATGTCTCGCCAGGCAAGTCCCGCGCGGTCCAGCGCGAGCAACGCGAGGGTGGTCTGCCAGGAACCGTGCGCGATGCCGACTCGGTTGCCCTTCAGATCCAACACGGTCTCGATACCGGAATCGGCCTTGGTGACCAGGCGGCCGTTCTCCACCCGAGGTCCGGAGATGCCGACGTAGACGATGTCGCGCCCGCCCGCGAGTGCGGTCAGCGGCGGTGTGAAGCCGGTGCCGATGAAGTCGTAGCCTCCGGTGAACAGATGATCCGAATGCGACGACGGCAGTCCCGTCCTCGGGTCGACCGGCGCCGGGCGGGGCAGGTCACGCAGGTCGACCCATTCCGGATCGGGCAGCAGCTTTTCCAAGATGCCGCGGTGGCGCAGGACGAACAGTGAATTGTTGTGCGGGAAGTAGCCGACACGAACGGTCATGATGGTCCTCGATTTCGGTGGGTGGCGCCGGTCAGATCAAGCCGCGTCGGCGGGCTTCGTCGGCGAGTCCGCTGCGGCTCCACTGCACCGCCAGGTTGGACGGATCGAATTCGACCGCGCCGCCGAGGGTTTCGGCGATCGCCTGATATTGCGCGCCCTCCTCGAGCAGCACGACGAACTTCGCCAGCTCCAGCAACCCCGAGCGGCCGATCACGTTCGCGCCGCCGTTCGCTTCGAAGATCGCGACCAGGTCCGGGTCGTCGACCAGCTTCGACAGGATGAAATCCCCCGCCCCGATGCTGCGATCGATGTGCGGCGGAATCCCCCTGGACAGGGTGAGGCGCTGCGAGGCCGCGTATCGGATCGGCAGCGTGCGGTGAGTCTGCGCCCATCCGCCCAGCCACGGCGTGTGGATGTGCACCACGGAGGTGATCTCCGGATGCGCGCGGAACACCTTCGCGTAGCCGGTGACGAAGCCGGCGGAGCCGGTCCCGGACAGCACCTCGCCGTCGAAGGTGGCGATCACCGGCGCGACGGTACGGTCGTCGGCCCACGGCCCCGGCTCGTTCAAGGCGACGGCGATCTCCTCGCCCGGCACGCGTTCC
Encoded here:
- a CDS encoding DUF2236 domain-containing protein, coding for MKTAPLDRGSLLGRYLGDRRFALTLPRAVGLQILHPSVAAAIVDHAPSSLWAHKKRTVSRMIYLAYTLCDPHLAILYGHGVVHGVDSRGKRYSGLTPELFFFQHATYVDTLYTAIETFDRPLSVDEKKALYADCCEWYRRYGISARHMPRTWADFEDYLQSVCATELAVTPDTDKLAPQLLRPDVWLPRALPDFAVRTLLHDRTRQLLRISLQPGDRTATAAYAKVVKTGTRALTSRARSVPAARA
- a CDS encoding DUF5996 family protein — encoded protein: MTGTDAAPEAWPALRVDSWTSTRETLHMWTQIVGKIRLSRAPLVNHWWQVTFYVSPRGLTTSAIPHASGCFDIEFDFLDHRLHIRSSDGRTRQVALEPKPVAVFYGETVRALGELGIPVHIQARPNEVEPAVPFADDYEHRSYDAASATLFWRQLIAADRVMHQFRSRFLGKVSPVHFFWGAMDLACTRFSGRAAPPHPGGAPNCGDWVMVEGYSHELSSCGFWPGGGTEGAFYAYAYPEPAGFADYRVGPRAASYSGDYRQFLLPYEAVRTAEAPESALLEFLDTTYAAAAELGHWDRSALEADPGRWNHKRRPPT
- a CDS encoding ABC transporter substrate-binding protein, with product MTVRVGYFPHNNSLFVLRHRGILEKLLPDPEWVDLRDLPRPAPVDPRTGLPSSHSDHLFTGGYDFIGTGFTPPLTALAGGRDIVYVGISGPRVENGRLVTKADSGIETVLDLKGNRVGIAHGSWQTTLALLALDRAGLAWRDIEPVDTDVHDGGAALLRGDLDAWVGAYPGLAAVEAATELRTLVDTESLFSHPSLWFTRRDFAEDNRAALTAIVTALQQSDAWIRENPRAAAQYFVDDAIARGATASLDEWEAALRGRPFGVEPVSEDFLDEQQHAADLLTANGLLPRTVRVRDAVLPWIGRTVLAESVASV
- a CDS encoding class II aldolase/adducin family protein, which codes for MTTTETRLPESVTAFVAAATRDAQKAFRVFRETGTVSGNGTVNFVERVPGEEIAVALNEPGPWADDRTVAPVIATFDGEVLSGTGSAGFVTGYAKVFRAHPEITSVVHIHTPWLGGWAQTHRTLPIRYAASQRLTLSRGIPPHIDRSIGAGDFILSKLVDDPDLVAIFEANGGANVIGRSGLLELAKFVVLLEEGAQYQAIAETLGGAVEFDPSNLAVQWSRSGLADEARRRGLI